A part of Acidobacteriota bacterium genomic DNA contains:
- a CDS encoding phosphatase PAP2 family protein, with protein MAFDLRQLWVTEWIVCGFFLYLIVLSRLRPLAPARRRRVLLVGLVCIVLAVMLSQLRPSPSLRIIRDWVPAIYLLQSYWVSGLFFLRPSLRLERRLLAFDTWLFRRTGVRRAAARAPRLVASWFEATYLLAYPFVPVGFGVFLALGHRGNADAFWMAALIAGFTCYGMLPWIQTRPPRALASDRPLWMPHPSLRRLNTSVLQRMSVQVNTCPSGHAATSVAVALTIVTVGAPATGAGFLLVASSIVVATVLARYHYTLDTLLGLAVGIAAWGVAFLSL; from the coding sequence ATGGCCTTCGATCTGCGCCAACTCTGGGTCACGGAGTGGATCGTCTGCGGCTTCTTCCTCTACCTGATCGTCCTCTCGCGCCTGCGCCCGCTCGCGCCCGCACGCCGCCGCCGCGTGCTGCTCGTCGGCTTGGTGTGCATCGTGCTGGCCGTCATGCTGTCGCAGCTCCGGCCGTCGCCCAGCCTGCGCATCATCCGCGACTGGGTGCCGGCGATCTATCTGCTGCAGAGTTACTGGGTATCCGGCCTCTTCTTCCTGCGGCCCTCCCTGCGGCTCGAGCGCCGCCTGCTGGCGTTCGACACCTGGCTGTTTCGACGCACCGGCGTGCGCCGCGCCGCCGCGCGCGCGCCACGGCTGGTCGCCTCGTGGTTCGAGGCCACGTACCTGCTGGCGTACCCCTTCGTCCCGGTAGGCTTCGGCGTGTTCCTGGCGCTCGGACATCGCGGCAACGCGGACGCGTTCTGGATGGCGGCGCTCATCGCGGGATTCACCTGCTACGGCATGCTGCCCTGGATCCAGACGCGCCCGCCACGCGCGCTCGCGTCGGACCGCCCGCTCTGGATGCCCCACCCGAGCCTGCGCCGGCTCAACACGTCGGTGCTGCAGCGGATGAGCGTGCAGGTGAACACCTGTCCGAGCGGACACGCCGCCACGTCGGTGGCAGTCGCCCTGACGATCGTCACGGTCGGCGCCCCCGCCACCGGCGCCGGGTTCCTGCTGGTGGCGTCCAGCATCGTCGTCGCCACGGTGCTCGCGCGCTACCACTACACGCTCGACACCCTGCTCGGCCTGGCGGTCGGCATCGCCGCCTGGGGCGTCGCCTTCCTCTCGCTATAA
- a CDS encoding VOC family protein, which translates to MACGSDCRPTGSGRASVPFAAQTPGGRSPGGIPMTRRLLALVALIAWLTGAPTVAAAADYHHIHLIATSAAEAKEWYMTHMGCTDYGRHNACAAGDTLIIFFEREPTGPSVGSGVDHIGFSFSDLAAKMDSFEAAGIRILEPMREIDGLFKLAFIEDPWGTKIEVVEDTEWLGFHHLHLRSADPAAALDWYEHIFAGERDSLKGRIAGLRYGTVWLLISQHDGELAPTEGRAFDHLGWQFPDLRSAAEEIKGKGVDFTMEPRPFTNPLGEDMLISFVVGPDGVRIEIVQPRV; encoded by the coding sequence ATGGCCTGCGGCTCCGATTGCCGCCCAACCGGGTCTGGCCGGGCGTCTGTACCGTTTGCCGCGCAGACTCCCGGAGGCCGCTCACCTGGAGGGATACCCATGACTCGCAGACTGCTCGCGCTCGTCGCGCTGATCGCCTGGCTCACCGGCGCCCCCACGGTCGCCGCCGCCGCCGACTACCACCACATCCATCTCATCGCGACGTCGGCGGCCGAGGCCAAGGAGTGGTACATGACCCATATGGGGTGCACCGACTACGGCCGGCACAACGCCTGCGCCGCCGGTGACACGCTCATCATCTTCTTCGAGCGCGAGCCCACCGGCCCGAGCGTGGGCAGCGGCGTGGACCACATCGGGTTCTCGTTCTCCGACCTGGCCGCCAAGATGGACTCGTTCGAGGCCGCCGGCATCAGGATCCTCGAGCCCATGCGGGAGATCGACGGCCTCTTCAAGCTGGCGTTCATCGAGGACCCGTGGGGCACCAAGATCGAGGTGGTCGAGGACACCGAGTGGCTCGGCTTCCACCACCTGCACCTGCGGTCGGCCGATCCGGCCGCGGCGCTCGACTGGTACGAGCACATCTTCGCCGGCGAGCGGGACAGCCTGAAAGGCCGCATCGCGGGCCTGCGCTACGGCACCGTCTGGCTGCTCATCTCGCAACACGACGGCGAGCTGGCGCCGACCGAAGGCCGCGCCTTCGACCACCTCGGCTGGCAATTCCCCGACCTCCGCTCGGCGGCCGAGGAAATCAAGGGCAAGGGCGTCGACTTCACGATGGAGCCGCGCCCGTTCACCAACCCGCTCGGCGAGGACATGCTGATCTCGTTCGTCGTCGGCCCGGACGGCGTCCGTATCGAGATCGTGCAGCCGCGCGTGTAG
- a CDS encoding Fic family protein: MPVVPNAIAERYPHLQFRRHWEFGPDVHYQLGQCNAIIRAIRETPLSPDRYKELGRVALIKGAQATTAIEGNTLTDSEVERVADGESLPPSKQYQEREVRNVIGAMNDIVGEVAGRGGTPPVSAALMLQFHRQIGADLGEHFDAVPGRFRTDERVVGPYRCPRAEDVPTLVDLLCEWLQEEFPGGEDSPSFTDAVIQAIVTHVYIEWIHPFGDGNGRTGRMIEFYLLLRAGNPDIASHILSNFYNLTRPRYYRELQQGHRNRDLGAFIAYAVQGYLDGLLETLGTILQDQFRIAWRALIHDRFAAQRYRKKGVFKRRRELMLHFPLGEVVPIEKLAVLNLSLARKYSNLTETTLLRDLRLLMEMGLVVHDEQAGGYRAHTELLHRQVPARRV; the protein is encoded by the coding sequence ATGCCTGTCGTGCCCAACGCGATCGCGGAGCGCTATCCCCACCTTCAGTTCCGCCGGCACTGGGAATTCGGCCCTGACGTCCACTACCAGCTTGGCCAGTGCAATGCGATCATTCGAGCGATCCGAGAGACGCCGCTCAGCCCGGATCGCTACAAGGAACTGGGACGGGTGGCCTTGATCAAGGGTGCCCAGGCGACCACCGCGATCGAGGGCAATACACTGACCGACTCCGAAGTTGAGCGGGTCGCAGACGGCGAATCGCTGCCGCCCAGCAAGCAGTACCAGGAACGCGAGGTTCGCAATGTCATTGGCGCCATGAACGACATCGTCGGAGAAGTCGCCGGCCGTGGCGGCACCCCTCCCGTCTCGGCGGCGCTCATGCTGCAGTTCCACAGGCAGATCGGAGCCGATCTCGGCGAGCACTTCGACGCTGTCCCGGGACGGTTTCGTACGGACGAACGGGTAGTCGGGCCGTATCGGTGTCCTCGGGCCGAGGACGTGCCGACCCTCGTCGACCTGCTGTGCGAATGGCTTCAGGAGGAGTTCCCGGGGGGCGAGGACTCGCCATCCTTCACGGACGCCGTGATTCAGGCAATCGTGACCCACGTCTACATCGAGTGGATCCATCCGTTCGGAGACGGCAACGGACGGACCGGCCGAATGATCGAGTTCTACCTCCTGCTGCGGGCTGGCAATCCGGATATCGCTTCCCACATCTTGTCGAACTTCTACAACCTCACGCGGCCCAGGTACTACCGGGAGCTCCAGCAGGGGCACAGGAACCGTGACCTCGGCGCTTTCATCGCCTATGCCGTCCAGGGCTACCTCGATGGCCTGCTGGAAACGCTTGGGACCATTCTGCAGGATCAGTTCAGAATCGCGTGGCGGGCACTGATTCACGACCGCTTCGCCGCACAGCGATATCGGAAGAAAGGCGTCTTCAAGCGCCGGCGAGAGCTGATGCTGCACTTCCCGTTGGGGGAAGTGGTTCCGATCGAGAAACTGGCTGTACTGAACTTGAGCCTGGCAAGGAAATACTCCAACCTGACGGAGACGACGCTCCTTCGGGATCTGAGACTCCTGATGGAAATGGGCCTCGTCGTGCATGATGAGCAGGCGGGAGGCTACCGGGCGCATACGGAACTGCTGCATCGCCAAGTGCCGGCACGACGGGTGTGA
- a CDS encoding UbiD family decarboxylase, with protein MERQDLDERLESLHDEADPRRRRLLALGLLTAQLAPLGIEPVLVGGGALEFYTAGGYATHDMDLALPHGPEVDAAFAALGFTKEGRFWYHADLDLVFEAPAPAGLPGEDAPRTEVSVDGLRVVILGVEDLLIDRLRAWVHWKSDEDGRWTRRLAHLYANRLDWSYLRERTNAAPEEAERLRQIEQEVGRP; from the coding sequence ATGGAGCGCCAGGACCTCGACGAGCGACTTGAAAGCCTGCATGACGAAGCCGACCCGCGCCGGCGGCGGCTGCTCGCGCTCGGGCTGCTCACGGCGCAGCTCGCCCCGCTGGGCATCGAGCCGGTCCTGGTGGGCGGCGGCGCGCTGGAGTTCTATACCGCCGGCGGCTACGCGACGCACGACATGGACCTGGCGCTGCCGCACGGGCCGGAGGTGGACGCCGCGTTCGCCGCGCTCGGATTCACCAAGGAGGGCCGCTTCTGGTACCACGCGGACCTCGATCTGGTCTTCGAGGCGCCCGCGCCGGCCGGTCTGCCGGGCGAGGACGCTCCCCGTACCGAGGTCTCCGTCGACGGCCTCCGCGTCGTGATCCTCGGCGTGGAGGATCTGCTGATCGACCGCCTGCGCGCCTGGGTGCATTGGAAGAGCGACGAGGACGGACGCTGGACCCGGCGTCTCGCGCACCTGTACGCGAATCGCCTGGATTGGAGTTACCTGCGGGAGCGGACGAACGCTGCCCCCGAGGAAGCGGAACGCCTGCGACAGATCGAGCAGGAAGTGGGCCGACCATGA